A stretch of Salvelinus alpinus chromosome 4, SLU_Salpinus.1, whole genome shotgun sequence DNA encodes these proteins:
- the aga gene encoding N(4)-(beta-N-acetylglucosaminyl)-L-asparaginase — MHLCFILMFLLPFGHATLPLVINTWPFEHATAAAWSALQAGGSVLDAVEKGCARCEADQCDGSVGFGGSPDERGETTLDAMIMNGNTMEVGAVGDLRRIKNAIGVARAVMERTDHTLLVGESASVFAENMGFTPEDLTTNKSISIFTQWLKDNCQPNYRKNVFPDPSQYCGPYKPRVTLRQRRKRQIDIHAHDTIGMIVIGKDGQVAAGTSTNGANHKVPGRVGDSPIAGAGSYADSTAGGAAATGDGDVMMRFLPSYLAVELMKTGTDPSTACKTSISRIKIHYPGFFGAVICANTTGHYGAACNKVPGFSKFPFVVYNSQTNSPLLQSVDCF; from the exons ATGCATCTTTGTTTTATATTGATGTTTTTGTTGCCATTTGGTCACGCAACATTGCCTCTTGTTATAAACACATGGCCATTCGAGCATGCTACAGCGGCAG cGTGGAGTGCTCTGCAGGCTGGAGGCTCTGTGCTGGATGCCGTGGAGAAGGGCTGTGCCCGCTGCGAGGCTGACCAGTGTGATGGCAGTGTGGGGTTTGGAGGGAGcccagatgagagaggagagaccacCCTGGATGCCATGATCATGAACGG TAATACAATGGAGGTGGGCGCTGTAGGAGACCTGCGGAGAATCAAGAATGCCATTGGGGTGGCCAGAGCCGTGATGGAACGCACCGACCACACACTACTGGTGGGCGAATCAG CATCAGTATTTGCTGAGAACATGGGCTTCACTCCAGAAGACCTTACAACCAACAAATCTATCAGCATTTTCACACAGTGGTTGAAGGACAACTGCCAACCCAATTATCGCAAG AATGTTTTCCCAGATCCTTCACAATACTGTGGCCCATACAAACCTAGAGTCACACTGAGGCAAAGGAGAAAACGACAGATTGATATACATGCACATGACACTATTG GGATGATTGTGATTGGTAAAGATGGCCAAGTTGCAGCAGGAACATCAACCAATGGAGCGAACCACAAGGTCCCGGG GCGTGTAGGGGACTCTCCCATCGCTGGAGCAGGGTCCTATGCCGACAGCACCGCAGGGGGTGCGGCAGCAACGGGAGATGGAGATGTCATGATGCGCTTCCTACCTAG TTACCTGGCTGTGGAGCTAATGAAGACAGGAACAGATCCATCCACTGCTTGTAAGACATCCATCTCCAGGATCAAGATACATTACCCAGGGTTCTTTGGGGCTGTCATCTGTGCCAACACAACAGGCCACTATG GTGCTGCATGCAACAAAGTTCCTGGCTTCTCCAAATTTCCTTTTGTGGTGTACAACTCTCAGACCAATTCTCCACTTTTACAATCAGTTGACTGTTTTTAA
- the neil3 gene encoding endonuclease 8-like 3: protein MVEGPGCTLNGEKIRSKVQRGQKVKEFRGSLTTNTQRNATNTISFQIFMGCQYTGVETLGKELFMYFGQRALRVHFGMDGSMRINPTDIKSRKGSPPVLEIHLTNDTVSFFDSTVEIRLTEDCEQRVRAMESLDVCSCKFSFSHAEETVRRQSCRMLCDVLLDQAVLPGVGNIIKNEALFDSGLHPSVKVKQLTDTQLHHLVKMTRDFTLLFYKCRKTGSALNKHYKVYKRPQCGQCNGAVTVCRLGDNGRMTYFCDRCQTGDPSEVNVSKLPTRNTLVGWAYQGSIGSNDHVAKREEEEWACQLCTLINQPMSKACDACLTPRPELPKDNVSPESSPFTRDLIKYPCNAFSKPQEGLKVNRRAAFGNTTLMFTDLSPKASRVNSPLPLSSTNSQLNSTARGLNKHDVCQGKISSPNYASGGWQDKSGELSKGESTMVSYSQPHKKMRIDHSPFSVSNKPQNGTHHHLSPPQNNAPTGCTQTQSPPSNPCCVSHGRPSVLRLVTKQGDNKGRQFYTCSLPRETQCKFFEWADTHFPFCNHAKRCLVRTVLKLGPNNGRNFYVCSFPKGKQCDFFQWAENGPGISILPGC from the exons ATGGTTGAGGGTCCAGGATGCACATTGAATGGAGAAAAGATCCGCTCGAAGGTCCAAAGAGGACAGAAGGTGAAAGAATTCAGGGGAAGCTTGACGACAAACACACAA AGGAATGCCACCAATACGATCTCCTTCCAGATATTCATGGGCTGTCAATACACAGGAGTTGAGACCCTTGGAAAGGAACTCTTCATGTACTTTGGCCAAAGAGCTCTGAG AGTCCACTTTGGTATGGATGGCTCTATGCGAATCAACCCCACTGACATCAAAAGCAGAAAGGGATCACCCCCTGTGCTGGAGATCCACCTGACCAATGACACAGTCTCCTTCTTTGACTCTACTGTGGAAATCAG ACTGACGGAGGACTGTGAACAGAGAGTGAGAGCTATGGAGAGTCTGGATGTCTGCTCCTGTAAGTTCAGCTTCTCCCACGCGGAGGAGActgtgaggaggcagagctgCAGGATGCTGTGTGACGTACTCCTAGACCAGGCCGTCCTACCAGGAGTGGGAAACATCATTAAGAACGAAGCCCTGTTTGACTCCGGTCTTCACCCTTCTGTTAAA GTCAAGCAACTCACGGATACCCAACTCCACCATCTTGTGAAAATGACACGAGATTTCACCCTCCTATTTTACAAG TGCCGTAAGACAGGCTCCGCTCTCAACAAACACTACAAAGTCTACAAACGGCCTCAGTGTGGTCAGTGCAACGGGGCCGTCACCGTCTGTCGCCTCGGAGACAACGGAAGGATGACGTACTTCTGCGACCGCTGCCAGACTGGGGACCCAAGTGAGGTTAATGTGAG CAAGCTCCCAACCAGGAACACGTTAGTTGGCTGGGCTTACCAAGGCAGCATAGGGAGCAACGATCATGTGGccaagagggaggaagaggagtgggcCTGTCAACTCTGCACTCTGATCAACCAGCCTATGAGCAAAGCCTGTGATGCCTGCCTGACCCCTAGGCCTGAGC TCCCCAAAGACAATGTCAGCCCAGAGAGTTCACCCTTCACCAGAGATCTGATCAAGTACCCCTGCAATGCCTTCTCCAAACCACAAGAGGGCCTGAAAGTCAACCGCAGGGCCGCATTCGGGAACACCACCCTGATGTTCACCGACCTCAGCCCAAAGGCTAGCCGCGTCAACTCTCCCCTTCCCCTATCCTCCACCAACAGTCAGTTAAATTCCACGGCAAGAGGTTTAAATAAACACGATGTCTGCCAGGGAAAAATAAGTAGTCCCAATTATGCCTCTGGTGGCTGGCAGGACAAAAGCGGGGAGCTCTCCAAAGGGGAATCAACAATGGTCTCCTACAGTCAGCCGCACAAGAAAATGAGAATTGATCACAGTCCCTTTTCTGTCAGTAACAAACCTCAAAACGGAACCCACCATCATTTGAG TCCCCCTCAAAACAATGCACCAACTGGGTGTACACAGACCCAGTCCCCTCCCAGCAACCCTTGCTGTGTGTCCCATGGGCGGCCCAGTGTGCTCCGATTGGTCACCAAGCAGGGGGACAACAAAGGAAGACAGTTCTACACCTGCTCGCTCCCCAGGGAGACACAGTGCAAATTCTTTGAG TGGGCTGATACACACTTTCCATTCTGTAACCATGCAAAACGCTGCCTGGTGAGGACTGTACTCAAACTAGGACCAAACAACGGCCGCAACTTTTACGTATGCAGTTTTCCAAAGGGCAAGCAGTGTGATTTCTTCCAGTGGGCAGAAAATGGTCCAGGAATCTCCATCCTTCCTGGTTGCTGA
- the asb5a gene encoding LOW QUALITY PROTEIN: ankyrin repeat and SOCS box protein 5 (The sequence of the model RefSeq protein was modified relative to this genomic sequence to represent the inferred CDS: inserted 2 bases in 1 codon) encodes MIPSLLHYSNVYLTILALFCFKLLIKISLNCLSYFYIIRGXVARISAEFYDFGQGHRSWADRSPLHDAACQGRLLALRNLILQGHNVNVVTIDHVSPLHETCLGDHVACARALIAAGANVNITTIDGVTPLFNACSVGSVSCAEVLLENGAKPQALVFQPSPIHQASSKGSSGCVETLIRWGADVDFDIPHLGTPLYTACVSQEIECVQRLLREGANVQKGRYMESPLHAAAEKDCTAIVKLLLDFGADIHARNIEFQRPVEAAPPSSLTEQFLLVYEATPQPLSQLCRQRIRDRVGRDRFHLINHLPLPNPLRNYLQYR; translated from the exons ATGATCCCCTCCTTGCTCCATTATTCCAATGTTTACCTCACCATACTGGCTCTGTTCTGCTTCAAGCTCTTGATCAAGATAAGCCTCAACTGCCTCTCCTACTTTTACATCATCAGAGG GGTGGCCAGGATATCTGCAGAGTTCTATGATTTTGGTCAAGGACACA GGTCCTGGGCAGACCGCTCACCCTTACATGATGCTGCATGCCAAGGTCGTCTCTTAGCTCTGAGGAATCTCATTTTACAG GGCCACAATGTAAATGTAGTCACTATAGACCATGTGAGTCCTCTGCACGAGACCTGCCTTGGAGACCATGTAGCATGTGCCAGAGCTCTGATCGCTGCAGGAGCCAAT GTGAACATCACCACCATTGATGGGGTGACTCCTCTTTTCAACGCGTGCTCAGTGGGCAGTGTATCATGTGCAGAGGTCCTCCTGGAGAACGGGGCCAAACCCCAGGCTCTGGTATTTCAGCCCTCGCCCATTCACCAAGCCAGCAGTAAAG GCAGCAGTGGGTGTGTGGAGACTCTAATCAGATGGGGAGCCGACGTGGACTTTGACATTCCTCACCTGGGAACGCCCCTCTACACCGCCTGTGTCTCTCAGGAGATAGAGTGTGTCcagaggctgctgagggaag GAGCAAATGTACAGAAAGGTAGATATATGGAGTCTCCCTTACACGCTGCCGCTGAGAAGGACTGCACTGCCATTGTTAAGCTGTTGTTGGACTTTGGGGCAGATATCCATGCCAGGAACATCGAGTTCCAGAGACCTGTGGAGGCTGCTCCCCCAAGCAGCCTGACAGAGCAGTTTCTACTGGTCTATGAGG CCACGCCCCAACCATTAAGTCAGCTGTGTCGACAGCGTATCCGTGACCGTGTGGGCCGTGACAGGTTTCACCTCATCAACCATCTTCCCCTTCCCAACCCCCTCAGGAACTACCTCCAGTACAGATGA